The following proteins are encoded in a genomic region of Planococcus lenghuensis:
- the efp gene encoding elongation factor P — MISVNDFKTGLTIEVDGDIWRVMDFQHVKPGKGAAFVRSKLRNLRTGAVNEKTFRAGEKVAKAQIDNRRMQYLYANGDMHAFMDTETYDQIELPEKNLAYELKFLKENMDVQVIQYESEVLGVELPNTVELKVTETDPGIKGDTASGGSKPATLETGLVVQVPFFINEGDVLIVNTTDSSYVSRA; from the coding sequence ATGATATCAGTTAACGATTTTAAAACAGGACTTACCATCGAAGTGGACGGCGACATCTGGCGTGTCATGGATTTCCAGCATGTCAAGCCGGGGAAAGGCGCGGCATTCGTCCGCTCCAAGCTCCGCAACTTGCGCACGGGCGCAGTCAATGAAAAAACGTTCCGTGCAGGTGAAAAAGTGGCGAAAGCCCAAATCGATAACCGCCGTATGCAGTACTTGTATGCAAATGGCGATATGCATGCCTTCATGGATACAGAGACGTATGACCAGATCGAACTTCCGGAAAAAAACCTGGCATACGAATTGAAGTTCCTGAAGGAAAACATGGATGTACAGGTCATTCAGTATGAAAGCGAAGTGCTTGGTGTCGAATTGCCGAATACGGTTGAATTGAAAGTGACGGAAACAGACCCCGGCATCAAAGGAGATACGGCAAGCGGGGGCTCAAAACCGGCAACACTTGAGACAGGGCTGGTCGTGCAAGTGCCTTTCTTTATCAACGAAGGTGACGTCTTGATCGTCAATACGACAGATTCATCATATGTGTCACGCGCATAA
- the accC gene encoding acetyl-CoA carboxylase biotin carboxylase subunit: protein MLKKVLIANRGEIAVRIIRACKEMNVKTVAVYSQADREALHVQMADEAYCIGPTASKDSYLNFSNIISVARLTDCDGIHPGYGFLAENSSFAELCEQVDITFIGPTSSAISKMGTKDVARETMRKAGVPVVPGSQGIVDGVEDALDIAEGIGYPVIIKATAGGGGKGIRVARSKEELIKGIQVTQKEAAAAFGNPGVYLEKFIEDFRHVEIQVLADNYGNAIHLGERDCSIQRRMQKLVEEAPSPALTPDIRHAMGYAAVKAAQAVDYRGAGTVEFIFDVGEQKFYFMEMNTRIQVEHPVTEMITGIDLIQQQLKVASGEKLAFAQEDIEFRGWAIECRINAENPEKNFMPSAGTIDMYLPPGGFGVRVDSAVYPGYTIPPYYDSMVAKLITYADTREEAVAKMKRALDEFVVEGVFTTIPFHARLMDHEVFKSGDFNTKFLEKYNVLNP from the coding sequence ATGCTGAAGAAAGTACTCATCGCAAACCGCGGGGAAATCGCTGTGCGGATTATCCGCGCATGCAAGGAAATGAATGTGAAAACGGTCGCTGTTTACTCGCAGGCAGACCGGGAGGCCCTTCATGTACAAATGGCGGATGAAGCATACTGCATCGGTCCGACTGCATCGAAAGACAGCTACTTGAATTTCTCGAACATCATTTCAGTCGCCAGGCTCACCGATTGTGACGGCATTCATCCCGGCTACGGCTTCCTGGCGGAGAATTCCAGTTTCGCTGAGCTGTGCGAGCAAGTGGATATCACATTCATCGGACCGACCTCAAGCGCCATATCGAAGATGGGCACAAAAGACGTCGCCCGTGAAACGATGCGCAAAGCCGGTGTGCCGGTTGTGCCGGGTTCACAAGGCATTGTGGACGGGGTGGAAGACGCGCTCGACATTGCTGAAGGCATCGGTTACCCGGTCATCATCAAAGCGACAGCAGGCGGCGGAGGCAAAGGGATCCGCGTCGCGCGTTCGAAAGAAGAACTCATAAAAGGCATCCAGGTGACCCAGAAAGAAGCGGCTGCTGCGTTTGGCAATCCGGGCGTCTATCTGGAGAAATTTATTGAGGATTTCCGGCATGTCGAGATCCAGGTGCTGGCGGATAATTACGGAAATGCCATCCACCTGGGTGAACGGGACTGTTCAATTCAGCGGCGCATGCAAAAACTTGTGGAAGAAGCTCCTTCTCCTGCACTCACACCGGACATACGGCATGCAATGGGATATGCGGCAGTGAAAGCTGCCCAGGCAGTCGACTACCGCGGAGCCGGCACGGTTGAATTCATCTTCGATGTAGGCGAACAGAAATTCTACTTCATGGAAATGAACACCCGCATTCAAGTGGAACATCCGGTGACGGAAATGATTACCGGCATCGACCTTATTCAGCAGCAGCTGAAAGTGGCATCGGGTGAAAAGCTGGCATTCGCCCAGGAAGACATCGAGTTCCGGGGATGGGCGATTGAGTGCCGCATCAATGCTGAAAACCCTGAAAAGAACTTCATGCCATCTGCCGGAACGATCGATATGTATCTGCCGCCGGGCGGTTTTGGTGTGCGGGTCGATTCAGCCGTCTATCCAGGCTACACCATCCCGCCTTATTACGATTCTATGGTGGCCAAGTTGATCACGTATGCGGATACGCGGGAAGAAGCCGTCGCCAAAATGAAACGGGCACTTGACGAGTTCGTCGTTGAAGGCGTATTCACGACGATTCCGTTCCATGCACGGCTCATGGATCATGAAGTGTTCAAGTCAGGCGACTTCAATACGAAATTCCTGGAGAAGTATAACGTACTGAATCCATAG
- the accB gene encoding acetyl-CoA carboxylase biotin carboxyl carrier protein encodes MKIQEIREMIKLVDQSSIEEFVYESEGTKVKMKKTGGAVQAAAAPAPTPAAAPAPAPAPAPAAKPEPETEAVPADTASSSSSDSLTEIPSPMVGTFYQSPSPEEPAFVKVGDKVSAETVVCIVEAMKLFNEIEAETEGEIAEILVKDGQLVEYGQPLFLVKTK; translated from the coding sequence TTGAAAATCCAGGAAATCAGAGAAATGATCAAATTGGTGGATCAGTCATCCATTGAAGAGTTTGTATATGAAAGTGAAGGCACGAAAGTGAAAATGAAGAAAACAGGGGGAGCTGTTCAAGCGGCGGCAGCGCCTGCACCGACCCCGGCGGCAGCTCCTGCCCCAGCTCCGGCGCCGGCTCCGGCAGCGAAGCCTGAACCCGAAACAGAGGCAGTTCCGGCTGATACCGCTTCTTCATCATCATCGGATTCGCTTACTGAAATCCCGTCTCCGATGGTTGGGACTTTTTACCAATCTCCATCTCCGGAAGAGCCGGCCTTTGTAAAAGTCGGTGATAAAGTCTCGGCAGAAACTGTGGTGTGCATCGTCGAAGCAATGAAATTATTCAATGAAATCGAGGCGGAGACAGAAGGGGAAATCGCTGAAATTCTCGTCAAAGACGGTCAGCTTGTGGAGTACGGCCAGCCTCTGTTCCTCGTTAAAACTAAGTAA
- a CDS encoding Asp23/Gls24 family envelope stress response protein produces the protein MAEKPLTYVKMQQPAGKEPIGSIEAAAEVLEIIASIAANEINGVAAMRGNFASGVAERLGKKVHGKGVKTELHEDSLAIDVFLVVNYGVSIPDTARKVQQQVRQALFNMTSLQTQEVNVHITGIQFEQLQPQAE, from the coding sequence ATGGCAGAAAAACCACTGACTTATGTGAAAATGCAGCAGCCGGCCGGCAAGGAACCGATCGGCAGTATTGAAGCTGCAGCGGAAGTGCTTGAAATCATCGCCAGCATTGCTGCAAATGAAATCAACGGCGTTGCGGCGATGCGCGGGAATTTCGCTTCCGGAGTAGCGGAACGGCTCGGCAAAAAAGTGCATGGCAAAGGCGTCAAGACTGAATTGCATGAAGACAGCCTGGCCATCGATGTGTTTCTCGTCGTCAATTACGGTGTCTCCATTCCGGATACGGCACGGAAAGTGCAGCAGCAAGTCCGGCAGGCACTGTTTAATATGACGTCACTGCAGACGCAGGAAGTGAACGTGCACATTACGGGCATTCAATTCGAACAGCTGCAGCCCCAAGCTGAATAA
- the nusB gene encoding transcription antitermination factor NusB, whose translation MKRHEAREKAFQTLFQLDSTEMTVEEATDHIMEGKTDQFFNLLVEGTFRNRAAIDEKLRANLEKWSLDRLPKAERTILRLAVFELEYLEDAPDRVVLNEAIELSKSYGDDRSPKFVNGVLSKFTDKGITD comes from the coding sequence ATGAAACGACATGAAGCGCGGGAAAAAGCATTCCAGACGCTTTTCCAGCTGGACAGCACTGAAATGACAGTGGAAGAAGCAACGGACCATATCATGGAAGGAAAGACGGACCAGTTTTTCAATCTGCTCGTGGAAGGAACGTTCCGCAACCGGGCGGCGATTGATGAAAAACTGCGTGCCAATCTGGAGAAATGGTCGCTTGACCGGCTTCCGAAAGCGGAACGGACCATTCTCCGGCTTGCCGTATTCGAGCTGGAATATCTTGAAGACGCACCGGACCGGGTCGTGCTGAATGAAGCGATTGAATTGAGCAAATCTTACGGGGATGATCGGTCGCCGAAATTTGTCAATGGGGTACTTTCGAAATTCACCGATAAGGGAATCACCGACTGA